The Rattus rattus isolate New Zealand chromosome 1, Rrattus_CSIRO_v1, whole genome shotgun sequence genome includes a region encoding these proteins:
- the Manea gene encoding glycoprotein endo-alpha-1,2-mannosidase, producing the protein MAKFRRRTCIILSLFIVFIFSLMMGLKMLWPNAASFGPPFGLDLLPELRPPNTHLENKADFQRSDRIDMETNTKDLKGAGMTVQPPKASEVNLEELPPLNYFVHAFYYSWYGNPQFDGKYVHWNHPVLEHWDPRIAKNYPQGRHSPPDDIGSSFYPELGSYSSRDPSVIETHMKQMRSASIGVLALSWYPPDASDENGEATDYLVPTILDKAHKYNLKVTFHIEPYSNRDDQNMHQNVKYIIDKYGNHPAFYRYKTRMGHSLPMFYIYDSYITKPKTWANLLTPSGSQSVRGSPYDGLFIALLVEEKHKYDILQSGFDGIYTYFATNGFTYGSSHQNWNKLKSFCEKNNMIFIPSVGPGYIDTSIRPWNTQNTRNRINGKYYEVGLSAALQTQPSLISITSFNEWHEGTQIEKAVPKRTANTVYLDYRPHKPSLYLEITRKWSEKYSKERMTYALDQQLPAS; encoded by the exons ATGGCAAAATTCCGAAGAAGGACCTGCATCATTTTGTcactttttattgtatttattttctctctgatgATGGGCTTAAAGATGCTGTGGCCAAACGCAGCATCCTTTGGACCACCTTTTGGACTTGACCTCCTTCCAGAACTCCGTCCACCGAATACCCACTTGGAAAACAAAGCCGACTTCCAAAGGAGTGATCGAATCGACATGGAAACAAATACCAAGGATTTGAAAGGGGCTGGTATGACTGTGCAGCCCCCCAAAGCCTCTGAGGTGAACCTGGAAGAACTGCCTCCACTGAATTATTTTGTACATGCATTTTATTACAGTTGGTATGGAAACCCACAGTTCGATGGTAAATATGTACACTGGAACCACCCAGTCCTGGAACACTGGGACCCTAGAATAGCCAAGAACTATCCACAAGGAAGACATAGTCCTCCAGATGACATCGGCTCCAGTTTTTATCCTGAGTTAGGAAGTTACAGCTCCCGAGACCCTTCTGTCATAGAAACTCACATGAAACAAATGCGCTCAGCCTCCATTG GAGTACTGGCCCTGTCTTGGTACCCACCTGATGCAAGTGACGAGAATGGAGAAGCTACTGATTACTTGGTACCAACTATTTTGGATAAAGCTCATAAATATAATCTGAag gtCACTTTTCACATAGAACCATATAGCAATCGAGATGACCAAAACATGCATCAAAATGTGAAGTATATTATAGATAA ATATGGAAACCATCCAGCCTTTTATAGGTACAAGACCAGGATGGGGCATTCTCTACCCATGTTTTATATCTATGATTCTTATATCACAAAGCCTAAAACATGGGCCAATCTGTTAACACCCTCAGGATCTCAGAGTGTTCGTGGTTCTCCTTATGATGGCTTGTTTATTGCACTTCTAGTAGAAGAAAAGCATAAATACGATATTCTTCAAAGTGGTTTTGATGGAATTTACACATATTTTGCCACAAATGGCTTTACATATGGATCATCTCATCAGAATTGGAATAAACTGAAATCATTTTGTGAAAAGAACAACATGATATTTATCCCAAGTGTAGGCCCAGGatacatagatacaagcatccgTCCATGGAACACTCAGAACACCCGGAACAGAATCAATGGGAAGTATTATGAAGTTGGACTAAGCGCTGCACTCCAGACCCAGCCCAGCTTAATCTCCATCACCTCTTTCAATGAGTGGCATGAAGGGACTCAAATCGAAAAGGCTGTCCCCAAAAGAACTGCTAACACGGTATACCTGGATTACCGGCCTCATAAGCCAAGTCTTTACCTAGAAATAACTCGAAAATGGTCTGAAAAatacagtaaggaaagaatgacGTATGCATTGGATCAACAGCTGCCTGCTTCATAA